In Musa acuminata AAA Group cultivar baxijiao chromosome BXJ2-3, Cavendish_Baxijiao_AAA, whole genome shotgun sequence, the following proteins share a genomic window:
- the LOC135608325 gene encoding ubiquinone biosynthesis protein COQ4 homolog, mitochondrial-like: MEGAHVPLKGWQQAAVALGSALGALMDPRRADLIAALGETTGKPAFQRVLQQMKNSSEGKEVLLERPHVVSAQVSHAWDLPESTFGSAYARFMGSRNFSPDDRPPVRFMDTDELAYVATRAREVHDFWHVLFGLPTNLIGESALKVIEFEQMFVPMCALSVIGGSLRFSRKQRALFFQHYLPWAVKAGVACTDLMSVYYEKHFHENLEDVRRKWGIIPCPDPKGKNQGSI; this comes from the exons ATGGAAGGAGCACATGTTCCTCTGAAGGGATGGCAACAAGCAGCAGTTGCTCTCGGTTCAGCTCTCGGTGCCTTGATGGATCCTAGAAGAGCGGACTTGATAGCTGCGCTAGGTGAGACCACTGGTAAGCCAGCTTTTCAGCGGGTTCTCCAACAGATGAAGAATAGCAGTGAAGGCAAA GAAGTTCTTTTAGAGCGCCCACATGTGGTATCTGCACAAGTGTCACATGCCTGGGACTTACCGGAAAGCACATTTGGCTCAGCTTATGCACGATTCATGGGATCAAGGAACTTCTCCCCAGATGACCGCCCACCAGTTCGATTCATGGACACAGATGAGCTGGCATACGTGGCCACACGTGCTCGTGAGGTGCATGACTTCTGGCATGTGCTATTTGGCCTTCCCACAAACTTGATAGGTGAGTCTGCTCTTAAGGTGATCGAGTTTGAGCAAATGTTTGTTCCGATGTGTGCCTTGTCGGTCATCGGAGGCTCATTACGGTTCAGCAGAAAGCAAAGGGCACTCTTTTTCCAACACTATCTTCCTTGGGCTGTTAAGGCAGGTGTGGCGTGCACAGATCTGATGTCTGTGTACTACGAGAAGCACTTTCACGAGAACCTGGAGGATGTGCGCAGGAAATGGGGTATAATCCCCTGTCCTGATCCTAAAGGAAAAAACCAGGGTAGTATTTGA